GCTGATGGGGTACATCCACATCGTAGTCCAGGGCATCCGGGGCCTGAGCCTCGAGCGCCGGGCCCGCCAGATGATCGGGCTGTTAGAGACCCTGGAACAGGGCCTTCGCGAGGTCGCCCGAGAGTATACGACCCTGAGCCGGCATCTCCGGGATGCCTTCAACAAAAGCCGGGACGTGGCCGCCCGCTTAGAGGACCTGACGTCCTGTCTGGACCGACTCCGCCGGCTCCATGCAGAAACCGACGAGGACATCGGGGAGAACCGTGATGGCGGGACGTCGGGATAACGGGGCGAAAGGGACTCGTAACTGCAAGCCATCTTAGAACCAGTCGCATCCATCCGACCATAGACCGCAGACCATAGACCGGCTTGGGCCCACGGGGTCTATGGTCCATGGTCTGTGGTCGATGGTCGGATGGATGCGAGCGCTTGCCAGGCACCTTTTATGAGATGGCTTGCTCATATTGGCTCATAGCTCATGGTCCCATGAGCTATCAGCCATGAGCCATGAGCCAATGCGGGCCATGGGCTATGACCGATAACAGAGCTGTTCGGTTCGGGAGAATGGTGTCCGATCGACTTTTCCCGTCGCCCGGGAAGCACGATGTTTCAAGGATACGGGATGCGAGATGCGAGATACGGGATCCCGAGGGGCTTGGGGCCTCGGGGACGGCTTTTCCCGTCCCGTGGCCCTATCGGCCGACGGCCGACCGGCCCATCGGCCGAATGCTTGAAACATCGTCTTTCCCGGAGGGTCGGAAAAGTTGAATTTATGAGGCTTTTCACGGACCGAAGGGCTCTGATAAGCCATTTATTGATTTCGATACGTGGCCGGGAGGATGGACTGGAACTTGTTCTGGACGTCCTGAAAGAGGTACTGTTGGCGGCGGTGGAGCGTGTTGATGTCCCCCTGGATCTGGAGGATGGCGGTATCGTAGCTATCGAACCGCTCGTCGATCCGGCTCAGGAGCGCCTGATACTGCTGGTTGAAACGCCTCTCCAGACCCTGCACGGCCTCCTGAATGGCCGCCGTGCAGGCCATCTGATAGCGGGGCGCGTGTTGCTGGAGGGCGGCCTGCACGGCCGCCTGGAGTTGCCGCTGGTGTTGCTGGTGCTCGACCCACTGACCGACGAGGCCCCCGGTCAGGAGGACCAGGGCGAGGGCCAAGCCGACCCGAGCCCACGCCGTCCACCGACGGCCGTCCGGACCGGACGGCGGGAAGTACACCAGGCGGGGCGGGTTCGTCCACGGGAGCTTCTGCAAGACGCCCAGGCACTGATTCATCTCATCGAACAGGCGCGCACATTCGGGACACCGGCTCATGTGGTCCCAGACGGGCGACGTAGCACCCCCTTGACCCCAGAGGGCATCGACGACCTCGGCCGGATGTTCGTCTAACCATGAGCAAGCCATTCGGAGTCCTCCGTCGAGTTTTTCCAACCCTCCTGAAGGAGGGGCCGGAGAAGTTCCCGGAGCCGCTTCACGGCGTAATACAGGCGGGACTTCACCGTGCCCTCCGGAATCCCCATGATGTGAGCCACCTCCTCCACGCTTAATTCATGCATCACCCGCAATTCCACGACCAGCCGCTGGTCTTCCGGGAGTCCTTGCAAGGCCCGATGGATACGGTCGGCCAGCTGAGCTTGGTGGACGACCGTCTCGGCATCCGGGGCCGTGGCCTCGTCGAGGCCGGCCCCCTCGAAGTCGGGGACCCGGGCCTGGAACTTCCGCTGGCGCTGACGCCGCCGCAGGTGGTTGTGGCAACAGTTGATGGCGATCCGATACAGCCAGGTCGAAAACCGGGCGTCGCCCCGGAATTCATGAATGTGCATGTACGCCTTGATGAAGACCTCCTGGCAGATTTCGGCCGCGTCCTCTTCCGACCCCAGGATCCGCAGGGCCATGTTGTAAATCGGTTTCTCCCACTTCCAGACCAACAGGTTGAAGGCGTAGCGGTCGCCCGCCCGGAT
The window above is part of the bacterium HR11 genome. Proteins encoded here:
- the rpoE gene encoding ECF RNA polymerase sigma-E factor — protein: MDDTALVDRIRAGDRYAFNLLVWKWEKPIYNMALRILGSEEDAAEICQEVFIKAYMHIHEFRGDARFSTWLYRIAINCCHNHLRRRQRQRKFQARVPDFEGAGLDEATAPDAETVVHQAQLADRIHRALQGLPEDQRLVVELRVMHELSVEEVAHIMGIPEGTVKSRLYYAVKRLRELLRPLLQEGWKNSTEDSEWLAHG